The sequence ATCGACCGGCACCGGAAGATGGGCAAAGACGCCTTTGGTGCCGCCTACGATGGCGCAAAAGAGGTCTGGGGGGCGGTTCTCGCTTCCACCGCCACCACGGTCGCGGTCTTTCTGCCGGTCATCTTTATCCAGGAAGAGGCGGGACAGCTCTTCCGGGATATCGCCATCGCCATTACCTTTTCCATTATTTTAAGCCTCTTTGTCTCGGTTTCGGTGATTCCCACCCTGATCCATCAGTTTTATAAAAGAAAAAAAGAGCGGGCGGCAAACCGTTTCCAGCGGAGCCGGACCGGTGAGTTTATCGCCGGGCGGATCATGTTCTTTTCCGCTCTCTGTCTTAACTCAACCCGAAACAGGCTCTTGACGGTGATCTTCTTTACCCTGATTTCGCTGCTGATCAGCGCCGAAATGATGCCGAGTGCCGAATATCTGCCCCAGGGCAACCGGAACCTGATTTTAAACATCCTGATCCCCCCGCCCGGCTACTCGGTGGAGAAGCTGAAAAGCATGGGGCATTACATCTATGAACAGGCGAAGCCCTATTTTGAAGAGGACGGCAAGGACGGCATTCCGCAAATCTCCCGGATGTTTTATGTGGGCGCGGAACGTTTCAATCTCTTCGGCGGGATCGGCGTTCACGAAACCAGGGCCAAGGAGATGATGCCGCTTTTCTCCCGGATCATGAGATCCATTCCCGGGGTGTTCGGGGTCAGTATCCAGGCAGGGATCTTCGAGTCGGGGCTTGGTCAGGGGCGGAATATTGATGTGAATATCTCAGGCCAGGATATCGGCCGGATCACCGGAGTTGCCCAGGCCATGATGTTCGGCCTGATTCCCGCCAAGGTGCCGAACAGCCAGATCCGGCCGATTCCGTCCCTTGAAACCAGTTATCCGGAGGCGGGGATTATCCCGGTCAAAGAAAAACTCGCGGCCAACGGCCTGTCGGAAGCAGACCTCGGCACCTATGTCGACATCCTGATGGACGGGCGCAAGATCGACGAGTTCCGGCCGGAGGGGGTCAAGCAGATTGATCTCATGATCAAAGGCGATGATGTCGACTACACATCCCCCGAAGATATCCTGAACAGCACCGTTGTCAGCCGCTACGGGAACCTGATAAGGGTCGGTGATGTTTCGAATCTGGTCTATGGCCAGGGCATGCCGCAGATCAACCACCTTGAGCGGACCAGGACCATTACCCTGCAGGTTACTCCGCCGGCCGATTTACCCCTGCAGCAGGCGATGGAAATCATTCAGAATGACGTGATCGGCGGGATGCGGGCCTCCGGCCAGCTGGAGGGACTGGAGGTCTCGGTGGGCGGTAATGCCGACAAGCTTGATGAAACGAGGCGGGCTCTGCAGTGGAATCTGCTCCTGGCCCTGATCATTACCTATCTTCTGATGGCGGCCCTGTTCGAGAATTTCCTTTATCCCTTCATCATCCTGTTCAGCGTGCCGCTGGCGGCGGCCGGTGGCTTTATCGGCCTCTGGCTGGTCAACAGGCTGGTCGCCCCTCAGGGTTTCGACGTGCTGGCCATGCTCGGTTTCATCATCCTGATCGGCACCGTGGTCAATAATGCGATCCTGATCGTCCATCAGTCGTTGAACAACGTCCGCTATAACGGCATGGTCGGAGTTCCGGCCATTTCCGATGCCGTCCGGACCAGGATCCGCCCGATCTTCATGAGCGCCACTACCAGTGTGCTCGCCATGACCCCGCTGGTTTTGTCCACAGGGCCGGGAAGTGAACTGTACCGCGGCCTTGGCAGCATCCTTCTCGGGGGCCTCGCCATGTCTACGGTCTTCACCCTCTTCGTCATCCCGTCACTGCTCGCGTTTGTCATCGGTTTCGAAAAGAGCAGGGTGGGGGAGAATGCCTGGGAAAGAGAGCCGGGTTGATTGGGCATCGGGTGAATTTCAGGAAAGACTGCGGGGTAAACAATCGCATATCCGGCAAAGATGTTCATGCCATTCAAATTCAGGCAATGGAAGAAGCTATCCCTTCTCAGACTCTTCTCCCCGGGGTGCACTGCAAGTATGTTAGAATGGGAAGTTAACAGGAAAAGATCTTTAACCAAACGTATTCAGCGGACGTTGAGGACGGAGGCGGAGCTGACGCGGCAAGTTATGGAACTGGAGGCATTTTGGTAAAACCACGGTTAGTTGCAAAAATTGAGTCTGAAGAGCCAACTCTTCAATTGGCGGTATTAATTGATGCGGACAATGCCCAGGCTTCTGTCATTGAAGGCCTGCTTGCGGAAATAGCGAGATTCGGCGAGGCAACCGTAAAGCGGATATATGGAGATTTCACGGCGCCGACCAGCGCTTCATGGAAGAAGGTGCTGCAGAAATATGCCATTAAGCCTGTCCAGCAGTTTGCCTACACGACCGGGAAAAACGCCACCGACAGTACGCTGATCATTGATGCGATGGACTTACTGTACACGCGAAAATTCGATGGCTTTTGCCTGATCACCAGCGACAGTGATTTCACCGGTTTGGCGATGCGATTGCGTGAAGAGGGGCTCATTGTTCTTGGCTTTGGGGAAAAGAAAACCCCGGATGCCTTTCGCTATGCCTGTCACAAATTTATTTTCACGGAAGTCCTGAGGCCAAGTACCGGTTCTGAGTCAGTTGAGAAGCCGCCAAAAACCAAGAGTAAGACCAGAACCCCACCAGCCAAAGCAGCTGCCGAGGAGACAGCACCGGCAAAGCAGAAATTCCCCAAAGAATTTGTTCTGGACGCATTGGAGCAGTCGATTGACGATACCGGCTGGGCAGGTCTGGGGGCTTTCGGGAGTTATCTCACCAAGCTGCAGCCGGACTTTGATTCCAGGCTTTATGGTTACAAGAAACTCTCTGATCTGGTGAAAGCAAAGAAGGACCTTTTCGTGACAGAAGAACGGCCGATACCGGGATCAAGTCAAAAGGTTTTGTATCTGCGGGCAAAATGATTTCGAGTCAGTGGGGCAACTGATCGCGGAAACGGCGCGGTGCAGGATCGATAAATCCATCAATATCGATATTGCCTTCATGGTTCAGTCCCTAAATGAAAATTTCAACCTCCGCCGCCTTGAGCGTTACCTGGTTATGACGCACGAGAGTTGTATCCGGCCGATTGTCCTGTTGAGCAAGAGCGATCTGCTTGTCGAGGAAGAGATCACAGTGCTGCACCGGGCGTGGCCCGGTGCCATGCAAAAAAGTCTGTCAATTCCCATTCAGGACTGCTCGGATCGTTGTTGCAAGATCCTTGTGATCGACCGGTTTCATGATAAAAGCGCGGATGCCCATTAAATTTGCCTTATCGGCATCAATTTTTGAACTGTACCCGGTAGACATGATAATCGGGATATCAGGCCGGATTTTAAGAAGTTCCTTGGCAAGCTGTTCCCCGGTCAGCATCGGCATTGTCTGATCCGTAATGACCAGAGCGTAGGTATGAGGGGCGGCCCTGAAAAGCTCAAGGGCTTCGGTGCTGCTTGTCATGGCGGTTGGCTGGTACCCGAGCATTTCCAGTCTTTTTTGCGTAAGCCGGGCAATGCTGGCGTCATCATCCACGATCAGAATATTCTCCTTGCCTCCGGGGAGTGGGCTTGTGTCGACATTCTCCTGTTTTTCCGGTTCCACTGCTACCCTTGGAAAATATAATTTGAACGTTGACCCCTGACCGGCGGAACTCTCAACTGTAATCCGTCCGTCGTGGCTGAGAACAATTCCATGGACCACAGCCAAACCCATGCCCGAACCTTTCCCCACCTCTTTCGTGGTGAAGTAGGGGTCGAAGATCCGTTCGAGATGTTTTTGGGAAATACCGACACCGGTATCGGCAATCGATAAAAGAATATACACCCCGGGTTTCAAGTTTAAGTCGTTGCCGGAACCGGAGCCATTCAGCTCGATTTCATAGAGATCAATGCGTAAGACTCCGCCATCTTCTTCCATGGCCTGGGCAGCGTTCGTGCAGAGATTCATAAGAACCTGATGGATCTGGGTCGGGTCGGCCAGTATCGCTCCACAGTCCGGAGCCATATTGAGTCTGATATCAATAGTTGTGGGAATTGAAGCCCGGAGGAAGTTCAAGGTCTCTTCTATCAACAGCTGAATCTTTACCGGTTTCCGATTCTGCTCCCCCTTACGGCTGAACGACAGGATCTGTTTCACCAGGTCCTTTGCCCGATTGGCGGCTTTCAGGACCTCATCAATCTGGTGTTTGGCGGGGTTCCAGTCGGGAATTTCGTCCCTGGCTATTTCGGCGTAACCAAGAACAGCGGAAAGGATATTATTGAAATCATGCGCTATTCCCCCGGACAAGGTGCCGATGGCTTCCATTTTCTGGGTATGACGAAGTTGCGCCTCAAGCCTGATTTTTTCTGTGACATCCTCCAGCACGGCAAGTGATCGGATGATATTCCCTTCAGTATCTTTTTCAGCAGTAGCGGAAAGAAGAACGTCCATCTCCTCGCCGTTTTTCTTCACGAATGTATAACTGATATCAGTGCAGCTCCCGGTTTTAAAAAACTCCGGCAGAACTGTTTCGGAAGCGTAACGCCGTGAATCTTCAGTGAGAAAATCGCTGGATTTCCGCCCGATCACTTCTTCTTTAAGATATCCGAGTTTGTTCAGCCAGGTATCACTGACATCAATAAGCTGTCCGTTCTGATCGATAGAGTGCAGCATGGACGGGGTGTTCGTATATAAAAGACGGTACCTTTCCTCGCTCTTTCGTAATGCTTCTTCCTGCTTTTTTATGTCGGTGAGGTCTATCGCCTGAACGATGATGTTTGAAACATCGCCGTTGTGATCCAGAACCGGTGTGAAGACCGATTCTATGATTTTGTGGGTGGCATTTTTTACTTCAACATGGTCAACGGCCCCGAAATCGTAATCCAAAATGATGCTGGCAGGTTCTTTCTTTGCAAAAACATCTCTGATGACCGGCATGAATCCCTGCTTCTCTATAACAATATCTTTGAACAGATTATATTTGCCGACCACCTCATCTTCAGTGGCGCCGAAAAAATCCAGACAGGCTGAGTTTGCCCTGATGACAGTCCCTTCCGCGTCGGAAATCCACATGCTCAAGGCTGCGCTCTCAATGATTTTGTCGAGAAAGTTGGTTCTCTCCTGCAGAGCATTTTCAGCCTTTTTCCGGGAGGAAATATCCTGAAATATACAGGCGAATTGTCCTTCTGACGGTCGGTATGCCGATATTTCGAAGAACTTGTCCAGTTCAGCTGAGTAATTTTCAAATAATACCGGCTCTCCGGTGATGGCCACCTTACCATAGGTGTCAATCCAGTGTTTTTCGGTTCCCGGCATAACCTCTAACACCGTCTTGCCGATAAGTTTTTCGGCGATTAATCCCGTTAACTTTTCAAAGGCGGGATTTACGCTGAGAAATCTATAATCAACCGGCCTTCCGGCATCGTCACAGATAATTTCATGCAGCGCAAATCCATCGAGCATCTTTGCGAAGAGATTTGCATAGTTTTGTTCCGCTGTCCGGATTGGCGTGACATCTCGGGCAATTCCTCCAATACCGACAAGGGAACCGGAATCATCATAGGTAAAAGATGTTGACCAGAGAAGGGTATGCGATTCGCCTGTGATTCGATTGACCTGGCGATTTTCTATGGAATCCTTCAATCTTTTGCCGGCAACACAGTCAGAGAGCTGGTTCCGGGTCCGTTCTCGATCATCAGGATGGATGAAATCCAGGGCTCGCAAACCGACACACTCTTCAGGGGAAATGCCGAATATTTTCCGGGAAGTGTGATTTACAAACGTAAAACGGCCATCTTGATCAGTGTGGGTGATAAGGTCTTCGGTATTTTCAACCAGATCTCGGTATTTCTCTTCACTTTCACTCAGCTGCTTTCCGGCAAGATATCGGTCGGTGATGTCGTAAGCGGTCCCGCGGGTGCCGACAATATCGCCGGTTTCATCGGTCAGAAACTTGGCGTTGAATACCAGATGGATTTCGCGGCCGTCTTTCCCCAGATGGACAGTTTCAAAGCCCTTGACCGAGTTTCCCTGTTTCAGCCGTAAAAATTCCGCGTGATCTTTTTTTGCCTGCTCCGGGGACTGAAAGTCGGTAAATTTTTTCCCCAGCATTTCTGTGATTTGATATCCGAAGGTGGTCTCCCAGGCCGGGTTCAGGTAGATATATCGGCCTTCGGCATCGCACTGCCATATCAGGTCTTGAGAGGTTTCAACAAGATCGTGATACAGGGTTTCCGACTTTTGTAATGATTCCTCCGCCTGTTTTTGCTCGGTGATGTCGTAACTGAGAACAACAATGCCGACAACTTCTCCCCGGGTATTGAAATCCGGGGAAAAATTGACTTTGATCCAGCGTTTCCCTTCCTTGAGATTAAATGTGTTCACATATGAGGTCGCCTGTCCGTTCCTCACGGTATTGATGGATTCCAGTGCAAATTCATAATTTGCCTCGCCGATGATTTCTTTGATATGCTTGCCGATAATTTCTTCCCGAGGTCGGTTGAAACCTTCAATGTATCTTTTATTCACAAACTTGTAGCGAAGATCGTGAATTCCTACATAGGCGTTGTATGCGGGAGAATTATCAGAAACCAGGCGAAGCAAACGCTCCTGCTTCTCAAGCTCTGCGAAGCGTTCGGCCGGTTCTTTGGATGTGGATGTCGTATCGGAGGTCATTTTGTTCTATTGAAATTTTCGCTTTTTACTTGGGTATAAGGCTTCAAAAAATGGAGGTGCAGTGGTGCTGAACTGCTTGTCAGCCGGCGATCATTGCCATCTGTATCCAGCGTCCGGCAGAACTGTTTCCTCATCAAGACCCCCGCTATCACCATTAAAGCTATCACAATGGATGAGGGATGTGAAACTGAAATTCCTGGAAAGGGATTATGGGAGGGTGAG is a genomic window of Pseudomonadota bacterium containing:
- a CDS encoding efflux RND transporter permease subunit, which gives rise to MDIVRSSIEKPVGVTVAVILVVMFGLIGLNKLPVQLTPDVEKPKITVSTVWPGATPYEIEKEIVEKQEEVLKGLRGLTKLESESFNGYGTITLTFELETDLDDALLRVSNKMNEASDYPENVLRPKIEAAGAQSSPVIWMMLKTKPESEKHINNYKTFFEDNVRQHMERVKGVGSLLVFGGTEDQLHVVIDTEKMARHKVTINQVIGAIQAANLNISAGVLGIGKKNYRIRTVSQFQNPADALEVVISDDGIRRVYLRDVARVERGFKKEDGSVLHNGVQGIVVGVRKEQGANVLELTDRMEEKVQWLNGGLLARNNVYIDWVYDQRPYINNAINLVKMNVLIGGILAIVVLLSFLRSVTSTITTAVAIPISAIGTFVFMWMMGRNLNVVSLAGISFAVGMLVDNSIVVLENIDRHRKMGKDAFGAAYDGAKEVWGAVLASTATTVAVFLPVIFIQEEAGQLFRDIAIAITFSIILSLFVSVSVIPTLIHQFYKRKKERAANRFQRSRTGEFIAGRIMFFSALCLNSTRNRLLTVIFFTLISLLISAEMMPSAEYLPQGNRNLILNILIPPPGYSVEKLKSMGHYIYEQAKPYFEEDGKDGIPQISRMFYVGAERFNLFGGIGVHETRAKEMMPLFSRIMRSIPGVFGVSIQAGIFESGLGQGRNIDVNISGQDIGRITGVAQAMMFGLIPAKVPNSQIRPIPSLETSYPEAGIIPVKEKLAANGLSEADLGTYVDILMDGRKIDEFRPEGVKQIDLMIKGDDVDYTSPEDILNSTVVSRYGNLIRVGDVSNLVYGQGMPQINHLERTRTITLQVTPPADLPLQQAMEIIQNDVIGGMRASGQLEGLEVSVGGNADKLDETRRALQWNLLLALIITYLLMAALFENFLYPFIILFSVPLAAAGGFIGLWLVNRLVAPQGFDVLAMLGFIILIGTVVNNAILIVHQSLNNVRYNGMVGVPAISDAVRTRIRPIFMSATTSVLAMTPLVLSTGPGSELYRGLGSILLGGLAMSTVFTLFVIPSLLAFVIGFEKSRVGENAWEREPG
- a CDS encoding PAS domain S-box protein; amino-acid sequence: MTSDTTSTSKEPAERFAELEKQERLLRLVSDNSPAYNAYVGIHDLRYKFVNKRYIEGFNRPREEIIGKHIKEIIGEANYEFALESINTVRNGQATSYVNTFNLKEGKRWIKVNFSPDFNTRGEVVGIVVLSYDITEQKQAEESLQKSETLYHDLVETSQDLIWQCDAEGRYIYLNPAWETTFGYQITEMLGKKFTDFQSPEQAKKDHAEFLRLKQGNSVKGFETVHLGKDGREIHLVFNAKFLTDETGDIVGTRGTAYDITDRYLAGKQLSESEEKYRDLVENTEDLITHTDQDGRFTFVNHTSRKIFGISPEECVGLRALDFIHPDDRERTRNQLSDCVAGKRLKDSIENRQVNRITGESHTLLWSTSFTYDDSGSLVGIGGIARDVTPIRTAEQNYANLFAKMLDGFALHEIICDDAGRPVDYRFLSVNPAFEKLTGLIAEKLIGKTVLEVMPGTEKHWIDTYGKVAITGEPVLFENYSAELDKFFEISAYRPSEGQFACIFQDISSRKKAENALQERTNFLDKIIESAALSMWISDAEGTVIRANSACLDFFGATEDEVVGKYNLFKDIVIEKQGFMPVIRDVFAKKEPASIILDYDFGAVDHVEVKNATHKIIESVFTPVLDHNGDVSNIIVQAIDLTDIKKQEEALRKSEERYRLLYTNTPSMLHSIDQNGQLIDVSDTWLNKLGYLKEEVIGRKSSDFLTEDSRRYASETVLPEFFKTGSCTDISYTFVKKNGEEMDVLLSATAEKDTEGNIIRSLAVLEDVTEKIRLEAQLRHTQKMEAIGTLSGGIAHDFNNILSAVLGYAEIARDEIPDWNPAKHQIDEVLKAANRAKDLVKQILSFSRKGEQNRKPVKIQLLIEETLNFLRASIPTTIDIRLNMAPDCGAILADPTQIHQVLMNLCTNAAQAMEEDGGVLRIDLYEIELNGSGSGNDLNLKPGVYILLSIADTGVGISQKHLERIFDPYFTTKEVGKGSGMGLAVVHGIVLSHDGRITVESSAGQGSTFKLYFPRVAVEPEKQENVDTSPLPGGKENILIVDDDASIARLTQKRLEMLGYQPTAMTSSTEALELFRAAPHTYALVITDQTMPMLTGEQLAKELLKIRPDIPIIMSTGYSSKIDADKANLMGIRAFIMKPVDHKDLATTIRAVLNGN
- a CDS encoding NYN domain-containing protein codes for the protein MVKPRLVAKIESEEPTLQLAVLIDADNAQASVIEGLLAEIARFGEATVKRIYGDFTAPTSASWKKVLQKYAIKPVQQFAYTTGKNATDSTLIIDAMDLLYTRKFDGFCLITSDSDFTGLAMRLREEGLIVLGFGEKKTPDAFRYACHKFIFTEVLRPSTGSESVEKPPKTKSKTRTPPAKAAAEETAPAKQKFPKEFVLDALEQSIDDTGWAGLGAFGSYLTKLQPDFDSRLYGYKKLSDLVKAKKDLFVTEERPIPGSSQKVLYLRAK